From a region of the Synechococcus sp. PCC 7335 genome:
- a CDS encoding lipoxygenase family protein, with translation MTDKKRPISLKQARELYQYNYNHIEPIGMQDELIDLELPSDEWVVKALKVGYALILSADQKSREADAQALNDSFQSGKVEDNRKKILGRANSFGELGIRKTVKPFRSKFELLFLGSVIVNTLSRVFGTWQFLELIRIALFNIPSILKITFLILFEWKGAPPTVDDLEKILRTPLLEALYKEFLEQGVLGIGETFDNFTAMQDRAELKKLKQEAQQRSMRVLSLEAIEHENEEAQKEASKRFKDGPSLSHLPEYYFTQLNEFLELFPDQNQPENVKNFPLPAIAENLEDDEMFAYMRVAGPNPVWLERVCKNDPILTKFPVTDEQYQAVMGTKDDLERAITEGRLYAVDYALLESVIEGGTFVDSTPEQPEQQKYLYAAMALFAVPDISQSEEQFLRPIAIQCGQDPTTHPILTPASGRYAWLAAKTAVQIADANIHEAITHLARTHLLIEPFIVATHRQLPEAHKVHRLLSHHFEGTILINFGAWKILVAPGHGVNALLSATIDQSRTLAVQGLYMRGFNDEMLPKRIDDRGVGDCKALPIYPYRDDGLALWNAIHEWVDSYIRTYYESDNAVASDEALQNWGAELVSFDGGRVRDFGNDGNGAITSLEYLVDALTLIVFTSSVQHAAVNFPQRGIMSFAPAMPTAGYLPADQIPGIDSEAKYCQLLPPKDMARRQFLILQILGGVYHTQLGDYPSNSFGADVKGAQQAFQQALEEIDSRIDKRNHEFPSKFNYTYLKSYNIPQSINI, from the coding sequence ATGACTGATAAAAAACGACCCATATCGCTGAAGCAGGCGAGAGAATTGTATCAGTATAACTACAATCATATTGAACCTATCGGGATGCAGGATGAGCTAATCGATCTAGAATTGCCATCGGATGAATGGGTCGTTAAGGCTCTCAAGGTAGGATATGCTCTGATTTTAAGTGCTGATCAGAAATCTAGAGAGGCTGACGCACAGGCTTTGAATGATAGCTTTCAATCTGGAAAGGTGGAGGATAACAGGAAAAAAATCCTAGGTAGGGCAAATAGTTTTGGGGAGCTTGGAATTAGAAAAACTGTTAAACCCTTTAGAAGTAAGTTTGAGTTACTTTTTCTAGGCTCCGTAATTGTTAATACTCTAAGTAGGGTCTTTGGAACTTGGCAATTCCTGGAGTTGATCAGGATTGCTCTGTTCAATATTCCTTCAATCCTAAAGATAACTTTCCTTATTTTGTTTGAGTGGAAAGGGGCTCCTCCGACAGTAGATGACCTCGAAAAAATTCTTAGAACCCCTTTACTAGAAGCTTTGTATAAAGAGTTTCTCGAGCAAGGTGTCCTTGGCATCGGTGAGACATTCGATAATTTTACAGCGATGCAGGATCGAGCAGAGCTGAAGAAATTGAAGCAAGAAGCCCAGCAGAGAAGTATGCGAGTCCTTAGTCTTGAGGCCATTGAGCATGAAAATGAAGAAGCTCAAAAGGAAGCAAGTAAGCGATTTAAGGATGGACCGTCCCTTTCTCATTTGCCTGAGTACTACTTTACGCAGCTTAATGAGTTTTTAGAATTGTTCCCCGACCAGAACCAGCCTGAGAATGTTAAAAACTTCCCACTGCCTGCAATTGCTGAAAACTTAGAAGATGATGAGATGTTTGCCTACATGCGCGTGGCGGGACCTAATCCCGTTTGGCTAGAGCGCGTATGTAAAAACGATCCTATTTTGACTAAGTTTCCAGTTACTGATGAACAATACCAAGCAGTCATGGGGACTAAAGATGATCTTGAAAGGGCAATTACCGAAGGCCGACTGTACGCGGTAGATTATGCGTTGTTAGAGAGTGTTATAGAAGGGGGGACTTTCGTTGATTCTACCCCTGAGCAGCCTGAACAGCAAAAGTATCTCTATGCTGCTATGGCATTGTTCGCTGTTCCAGATATTAGTCAATCCGAAGAACAGTTTCTCAGACCCATTGCTATTCAATGTGGGCAGGATCCAACGACTCACCCGATTCTTACTCCGGCATCTGGTCGGTATGCCTGGTTAGCCGCTAAAACAGCAGTGCAAATTGCTGACGCCAACATCCACGAAGCCATTACTCATCTTGCGCGTACTCATTTGTTGATCGAGCCCTTTATTGTAGCAACTCACCGCCAACTTCCAGAAGCTCATAAGGTGCATCGCTTACTGTCTCATCATTTTGAAGGGACGATCTTGATTAATTTTGGGGCCTGGAAAATCTTGGTGGCTCCTGGGCATGGGGTGAATGCTTTATTGTCCGCAACAATTGATCAGTCTCGAACTCTTGCTGTTCAGGGGTTATACATGCGAGGATTTAACGATGAGATGCTGCCTAAACGCATTGATGATAGAGGTGTTGGAGATTGTAAAGCACTACCAATTTATCCCTATCGTGATGATGGTTTAGCTTTATGGAATGCAATTCATGAGTGGGTGGATAGTTATATTCGCACTTACTATGAATCTGATAATGCAGTTGCCTCTGATGAGGCTCTGCAAAATTGGGGAGCTGAGCTTGTCTCGTTTGATGGTGGTCGTGTTAGAGACTTTGGCAATGATGGGAATGGAGCAATCACCAGCCTAGAGTATCTTGTCGATGCCCTTACTCTGATTGTTTTCACTAGTAGTGTTCAACATGCTGCGGTAAATTTTCCTCAACGAGGGATTATGAGCTTCGCCCCTGCTATGCCGACAGCAGGATACTTACCTGCTGACCAAATTCCAGGAATTGATTCTGAAGCGAAATATTGTCAGTTGCTTCCCCCTAAAGACATGGCTCGACGGCAGTTCCTGATTCTCCAAATTCTAGGTGGCGTTTACCATACTCAGTTAGGTGACTATCCTTCCAATTCTTTTGGTGCTGATGTCAAAGGTGCTCAACAGGCTTTTCAACAAGCACTAGAAGAAATAGATAGTCGAATTGACAAGAGAAATCATGAGTTTCCTAGCAAGTTCAATTACACTTATCTCAAGTCATACAATATTCCTCAAAGTATCAATATCTAA